One region of Danio rerio strain Tuebingen ecotype United States chromosome 5, GRCz12tu, whole genome shotgun sequence genomic DNA includes:
- the pxmp2 gene encoding peroxisomal membrane protein 2 — MPTQSVLVRDPSLLARALQQYLSLLKKYPIITKSVTSGILSALGNLLSQVLEYQKNVKENSPKKKISILGPVHFAIYGLFITGPVSHYFYHLLEVLLPTTVPYCLIKRLLLERLIFAPAFLLLFYVVMNALEGKTLADVQNKLKTSYWPAMKMNWKVWTPFQFININYVPVQFRVLFANMVALFWYAYLASVRK; from the exons ATGCCAACGCAAAGCGTACTTGTCCGAGACCCCTCTTTGCTGGCGAGGGCACTTCAGCAGTATTTGAGCTTGTTAAAGAAATATCCAATCATCACCAAATCGGTTACGAG tGGTATTCTGTCTGCTTTGGGAAATCTTTTGTCTCAAGTTTTGGAGTACCAGAAGAATGTCAAGGAAAATAGTCCCAAAAAGAAAATCAGCATTCTGGGACCTGTACACTTTGCAATTTATGG ACTTTTTATCACTGGTCCAGTCAGTCATTACTTCTACCATCTCCTGGAGGTCCTGTTACCAACCACTGTCCCATACTGCCTCATCAAGCGCCTTCTGCTGGAACGTCTGATATTCGCCCCTGCTTTCCTCCTGCTCTTTTATGTGGTTATGAACGCTTTAGAG GGCAAAACACTCGCAGATGTTCAAAACAAGCTTAAAACAAGTTACTGGCCTGCGATGAAGATGAACTGGAAGGTCTGGACGCCGTTTCAGTTTATCAATATCAACTATGTACCTGTACAG TTTCGAGTGCTGTTCGCCAACATGGTTGCCTTATTTTGGTATGCCTACCTGGCCTCTGTCAGGAAATGA
- the usp30 gene encoding ubiquitin carboxyl-terminal hydrolase 30 isoform X2, whose amino-acid sequence MMKNWGVIGGIAAAMAAGVYVLWGPISDRRKKRKGMVPGLLNLGNTCFMNSLLQGLAACPSFIRWLEDFTSQNSADRERTERETQLSRSLMQLLKALSSHDPGEDDVLDAGGLLEALRLYRWHISSFEEQDAHELFHVLTSSLEEEQERQPRVAHLFDMQTLEKSVESKEKNISCRSGGPLHPIPSLWRTRHPFHGRLTSYMACKRCEQQSPVHYDSFDSLSLSIPSIQWGRPVTLDQCLQHFISSETIKEVECENCTKQAGELVNGEVLESQRTTFVKQLKLGKLPQCLCIHLQRLTWSKEGSPIKRQEHVQFTEYLSLDRYKHCSAAQSQQKTSRTNKAKASADPKDKAIANGVDSEHCNNNKPQSNGTFPSVFLHSPGLSSQLNLTYDYSTSEYLFRLTAVLVHHGDMHSGHFITYRRCPAAPRGTSPFSSQWLWVSDDSVRKASLQEVLSSSAYLLFYERMQRPGLRVEE is encoded by the exons ATGATGAAGAACTGGGGCGTGATTGGTGGAATAGCTGCTGCCATGGCTGCTGGAGTCTATGTACTATGGGGGCCAATTTCAGACAGGAGGAAGAAGAGAAAAG GTATGGTTCCTGGTCTGCTTAATCTGGGGAACACGTGTTTTATGAACTCACTTCTCCAGGGTCTGGCAGCGTGTCCTTCCTTCATCCGATGGCTTGAAGACTTCACAAGTCAAAACAGCGCTGATCGAGAGAGAACGGAAAGAGAAACTCAGCTGTCCAGATCTCTGATGCAGTTACTTAAAG CCCTGTCGAGTCATGATCCAGGAGAAGATGATGTTTTAGATGCCGGAGGCCTTTTGGAAGCGCTCAGACTTTACAGATGGCACATCAGCTCATTCGAGGAACAG GATGCTCATGAGCTCTTTCATGTTCTCACATCATCATTAGAGGAAGAACAGGAACGCCAACCCAGAGTCGCTCACCTCTTCGACATGCAAACACTGGAG AAATCTGTGGAGTCCAAAGAGAAAAACATTAGTTGTCGAAGTGGAG GCCCACTGCATCCTATTCCTAGTTTATGGAGAACTAGGCATCCTTTTCATGGACGGTTAACAAGTTATATGGCTTGCAAGCGCTGCGAACAACAG AGTCCTGTGCATTATGACTCTTTCGACAGCTTGTCTCTTTCGATCCCTTCAATACAGTGG GGTCGACCTGTTACTTTGGACCAGTGTTTACAGCATTTCATCTCCTCTGAAACCATCAAAGAAGTGGAATGTGAAAACTGCACCAAG CAGGCTGGAGAGCTAGTAAATGGAGAAGTGCTTGAGAGTCAGAGGACGACATTTGTCAAGCAGCTGAAACTTGGAAAG TTGCCTCAGTGCCTCTGCATCCATTTGCAGAGACTGACGTGGTCTAAAGAGGGCAGTCCCATAAAGAGACAGGAGCAtgttcagtttacagaatatttatcTCTGGATCGATACAAACACTGTAGTGCTGCTCAGAGCCAGCAGAAGACCAGCAGAACAAATAAGGCCAAAGCTTCCGCAGACCCAAAGGACAAAGCCATTGCTAATGGTGTTG attcAGAGCACTGTAATAACAACAAGCCACAGTCCAATGGAACTTTCCCCTCTGTCTTTCTGCACTCACCTGGTCTAAGCTCACAACTTAACCTCACGTACGACTACAG CACCTCGGAGTACCTCTTCCGCTTAACGGCGGTGCTGGTTCATCATGGAGACATGCATTCGGGTCATTTTATCACTTACCGCCGCTGTCCTGCCGCTCCGCGTGGGACTTCTCCATTCAGCTCGCAGTGGCTGTGGGTGTCTGATGACTCTGTGAGGAAGGCCAGTCTTCAGGAGGTGCTCTCCTCCAGTGCATATCTGCTCTTTTATGAGCGAATGCAGAGGCCTGGTCTGAGGGTAGAAGAGTAG
- the usp30 gene encoding ubiquitin carboxyl-terminal hydrolase 30 isoform X1 → MMKNWGVIGGIAAAMAAGVYVLWGPISDRRKKRKGMVPGLLNLGNTCFMNSLLQGLAACPSFIRWLEDFTSQNSADRERTERETQLSRSLMQLLKALSSHDPGEDDVLDAGGLLEALRLYRWHISSFEEQDAHELFHVLTSSLEEEQERQPRVAHLFDMQTLEKSVESKEKNISCRSGGPLHPIPSLWRTRHPFHGRLTSYMACKRCEQQSPVHYDSFDSLSLSIPSIQWGRPVTLDQCLQHFISSETIKEVECENCTKQQAGELVNGEVLESQRTTFVKQLKLGKLPQCLCIHLQRLTWSKEGSPIKRQEHVQFTEYLSLDRYKHCSAAQSQQKTSRTNKAKASADPKDKAIANGVDSEHCNNNKPQSNGTFPSVFLHSPGLSSQLNLTYDYSTSEYLFRLTAVLVHHGDMHSGHFITYRRCPAAPRGTSPFSSQWLWVSDDSVRKASLQEVLSSSAYLLFYERMQRPGLRVEE, encoded by the exons ATGATGAAGAACTGGGGCGTGATTGGTGGAATAGCTGCTGCCATGGCTGCTGGAGTCTATGTACTATGGGGGCCAATTTCAGACAGGAGGAAGAAGAGAAAAG GTATGGTTCCTGGTCTGCTTAATCTGGGGAACACGTGTTTTATGAACTCACTTCTCCAGGGTCTGGCAGCGTGTCCTTCCTTCATCCGATGGCTTGAAGACTTCACAAGTCAAAACAGCGCTGATCGAGAGAGAACGGAAAGAGAAACTCAGCTGTCCAGATCTCTGATGCAGTTACTTAAAG CCCTGTCGAGTCATGATCCAGGAGAAGATGATGTTTTAGATGCCGGAGGCCTTTTGGAAGCGCTCAGACTTTACAGATGGCACATCAGCTCATTCGAGGAACAG GATGCTCATGAGCTCTTTCATGTTCTCACATCATCATTAGAGGAAGAACAGGAACGCCAACCCAGAGTCGCTCACCTCTTCGACATGCAAACACTGGAG AAATCTGTGGAGTCCAAAGAGAAAAACATTAGTTGTCGAAGTGGAG GCCCACTGCATCCTATTCCTAGTTTATGGAGAACTAGGCATCCTTTTCATGGACGGTTAACAAGTTATATGGCTTGCAAGCGCTGCGAACAACAG AGTCCTGTGCATTATGACTCTTTCGACAGCTTGTCTCTTTCGATCCCTTCAATACAGTGG GGTCGACCTGTTACTTTGGACCAGTGTTTACAGCATTTCATCTCCTCTGAAACCATCAAAGAAGTGGAATGTGAAAACTGCACCAAG CAGCAGGCTGGAGAGCTAGTAAATGGAGAAGTGCTTGAGAGTCAGAGGACGACATTTGTCAAGCAGCTGAAACTTGGAAAG TTGCCTCAGTGCCTCTGCATCCATTTGCAGAGACTGACGTGGTCTAAAGAGGGCAGTCCCATAAAGAGACAGGAGCAtgttcagtttacagaatatttatcTCTGGATCGATACAAACACTGTAGTGCTGCTCAGAGCCAGCAGAAGACCAGCAGAACAAATAAGGCCAAAGCTTCCGCAGACCCAAAGGACAAAGCCATTGCTAATGGTGTTG attcAGAGCACTGTAATAACAACAAGCCACAGTCCAATGGAACTTTCCCCTCTGTCTTTCTGCACTCACCTGGTCTAAGCTCACAACTTAACCTCACGTACGACTACAG CACCTCGGAGTACCTCTTCCGCTTAACGGCGGTGCTGGTTCATCATGGAGACATGCATTCGGGTCATTTTATCACTTACCGCCGCTGTCCTGCCGCTCCGCGTGGGACTTCTCCATTCAGCTCGCAGTGGCTGTGGGTGTCTGATGACTCTGTGAGGAAGGCCAGTCTTCAGGAGGTGCTCTCCTCCAGTGCATATCTGCTCTTTTATGAGCGAATGCAGAGGCCTGGTCTGAGGGTAGAAGAGTAG
- the usp30 gene encoding ubiquitin carboxyl-terminal hydrolase 30 isoform X4, with protein sequence MQTQLSRNKMMKNWGVIGGIAAAMAAGVYVLWGPISDRRKKRKGMVPGLLNLGNTCFMNSLLQGLAACPSFIRWLEDFTSQNSADRERTERETQLSRSLMQLLKALSSHDPGEDDVLDAGGLLEALRLYRWHISSFEEQDAHELFHVLTSSLEEEQERQPRVAHLFDMQTLEKSVESKEKNISCRSGGPLHPIPSLWRTRHPFHGRLTSYMACKRCEQQSPVHYDSFDSLSLSIPSIQWGRPVTLDQCLQHFISSETIKEVECENCTKQAGELVNGEVLESQRTTFVKQLKLGKLPQCLCIHLQRLTWSKEGSPIKRQEHVQFTEYLSLDRYKHCSAAQSQQKTSRTNKAKASADPKDKAIANGVDSEHCNNNKPQSNGTFPSVFLHSPGLSSQLNLTYDYSTSEYLFRLTAVLVHHGDMHSGHFITYRRCPAAPRGTSPFSSQWLWVSDDSVRKASLQEVLSSSAYLLFYERMQRPGLRVEE encoded by the exons ATGCAAACACAGCTGTCAAG GAACAAGATGATGAAGAACTGGGGCGTGATTGGTGGAATAGCTGCTGCCATGGCTGCTGGAGTCTATGTACTATGGGGGCCAATTTCAGACAGGAGGAAGAAGAGAAAAG GTATGGTTCCTGGTCTGCTTAATCTGGGGAACACGTGTTTTATGAACTCACTTCTCCAGGGTCTGGCAGCGTGTCCTTCCTTCATCCGATGGCTTGAAGACTTCACAAGTCAAAACAGCGCTGATCGAGAGAGAACGGAAAGAGAAACTCAGCTGTCCAGATCTCTGATGCAGTTACTTAAAG CCCTGTCGAGTCATGATCCAGGAGAAGATGATGTTTTAGATGCCGGAGGCCTTTTGGAAGCGCTCAGACTTTACAGATGGCACATCAGCTCATTCGAGGAACAG GATGCTCATGAGCTCTTTCATGTTCTCACATCATCATTAGAGGAAGAACAGGAACGCCAACCCAGAGTCGCTCACCTCTTCGACATGCAAACACTGGAG AAATCTGTGGAGTCCAAAGAGAAAAACATTAGTTGTCGAAGTGGAG GCCCACTGCATCCTATTCCTAGTTTATGGAGAACTAGGCATCCTTTTCATGGACGGTTAACAAGTTATATGGCTTGCAAGCGCTGCGAACAACAG AGTCCTGTGCATTATGACTCTTTCGACAGCTTGTCTCTTTCGATCCCTTCAATACAGTGG GGTCGACCTGTTACTTTGGACCAGTGTTTACAGCATTTCATCTCCTCTGAAACCATCAAAGAAGTGGAATGTGAAAACTGCACCAAG CAGGCTGGAGAGCTAGTAAATGGAGAAGTGCTTGAGAGTCAGAGGACGACATTTGTCAAGCAGCTGAAACTTGGAAAG TTGCCTCAGTGCCTCTGCATCCATTTGCAGAGACTGACGTGGTCTAAAGAGGGCAGTCCCATAAAGAGACAGGAGCAtgttcagtttacagaatatttatcTCTGGATCGATACAAACACTGTAGTGCTGCTCAGAGCCAGCAGAAGACCAGCAGAACAAATAAGGCCAAAGCTTCCGCAGACCCAAAGGACAAAGCCATTGCTAATGGTGTTG attcAGAGCACTGTAATAACAACAAGCCACAGTCCAATGGAACTTTCCCCTCTGTCTTTCTGCACTCACCTGGTCTAAGCTCACAACTTAACCTCACGTACGACTACAG CACCTCGGAGTACCTCTTCCGCTTAACGGCGGTGCTGGTTCATCATGGAGACATGCATTCGGGTCATTTTATCACTTACCGCCGCTGTCCTGCCGCTCCGCGTGGGACTTCTCCATTCAGCTCGCAGTGGCTGTGGGTGTCTGATGACTCTGTGAGGAAGGCCAGTCTTCAGGAGGTGCTCTCCTCCAGTGCATATCTGCTCTTTTATGAGCGAATGCAGAGGCCTGGTCTGAGGGTAGAAGAGTAG
- the usp30 gene encoding ubiquitin carboxyl-terminal hydrolase 30 isoform X3 produces MQTQLSRNKMMKNWGVIGGIAAAMAAGVYVLWGPISDRRKKRKGMVPGLLNLGNTCFMNSLLQGLAACPSFIRWLEDFTSQNSADRERTERETQLSRSLMQLLKALSSHDPGEDDVLDAGGLLEALRLYRWHISSFEEQDAHELFHVLTSSLEEEQERQPRVAHLFDMQTLEKSVESKEKNISCRSGGPLHPIPSLWRTRHPFHGRLTSYMACKRCEQQSPVHYDSFDSLSLSIPSIQWGRPVTLDQCLQHFISSETIKEVECENCTKQQAGELVNGEVLESQRTTFVKQLKLGKLPQCLCIHLQRLTWSKEGSPIKRQEHVQFTEYLSLDRYKHCSAAQSQQKTSRTNKAKASADPKDKAIANGVDSEHCNNNKPQSNGTFPSVFLHSPGLSSQLNLTYDYSTSEYLFRLTAVLVHHGDMHSGHFITYRRCPAAPRGTSPFSSQWLWVSDDSVRKASLQEVLSSSAYLLFYERMQRPGLRVEE; encoded by the exons ATGCAAACACAGCTGTCAAG GAACAAGATGATGAAGAACTGGGGCGTGATTGGTGGAATAGCTGCTGCCATGGCTGCTGGAGTCTATGTACTATGGGGGCCAATTTCAGACAGGAGGAAGAAGAGAAAAG GTATGGTTCCTGGTCTGCTTAATCTGGGGAACACGTGTTTTATGAACTCACTTCTCCAGGGTCTGGCAGCGTGTCCTTCCTTCATCCGATGGCTTGAAGACTTCACAAGTCAAAACAGCGCTGATCGAGAGAGAACGGAAAGAGAAACTCAGCTGTCCAGATCTCTGATGCAGTTACTTAAAG CCCTGTCGAGTCATGATCCAGGAGAAGATGATGTTTTAGATGCCGGAGGCCTTTTGGAAGCGCTCAGACTTTACAGATGGCACATCAGCTCATTCGAGGAACAG GATGCTCATGAGCTCTTTCATGTTCTCACATCATCATTAGAGGAAGAACAGGAACGCCAACCCAGAGTCGCTCACCTCTTCGACATGCAAACACTGGAG AAATCTGTGGAGTCCAAAGAGAAAAACATTAGTTGTCGAAGTGGAG GCCCACTGCATCCTATTCCTAGTTTATGGAGAACTAGGCATCCTTTTCATGGACGGTTAACAAGTTATATGGCTTGCAAGCGCTGCGAACAACAG AGTCCTGTGCATTATGACTCTTTCGACAGCTTGTCTCTTTCGATCCCTTCAATACAGTGG GGTCGACCTGTTACTTTGGACCAGTGTTTACAGCATTTCATCTCCTCTGAAACCATCAAAGAAGTGGAATGTGAAAACTGCACCAAG CAGCAGGCTGGAGAGCTAGTAAATGGAGAAGTGCTTGAGAGTCAGAGGACGACATTTGTCAAGCAGCTGAAACTTGGAAAG TTGCCTCAGTGCCTCTGCATCCATTTGCAGAGACTGACGTGGTCTAAAGAGGGCAGTCCCATAAAGAGACAGGAGCAtgttcagtttacagaatatttatcTCTGGATCGATACAAACACTGTAGTGCTGCTCAGAGCCAGCAGAAGACCAGCAGAACAAATAAGGCCAAAGCTTCCGCAGACCCAAAGGACAAAGCCATTGCTAATGGTGTTG attcAGAGCACTGTAATAACAACAAGCCACAGTCCAATGGAACTTTCCCCTCTGTCTTTCTGCACTCACCTGGTCTAAGCTCACAACTTAACCTCACGTACGACTACAG CACCTCGGAGTACCTCTTCCGCTTAACGGCGGTGCTGGTTCATCATGGAGACATGCATTCGGGTCATTTTATCACTTACCGCCGCTGTCCTGCCGCTCCGCGTGGGACTTCTCCATTCAGCTCGCAGTGGCTGTGGGTGTCTGATGACTCTGTGAGGAAGGCCAGTCTTCAGGAGGTGCTCTCCTCCAGTGCATATCTGCTCTTTTATGAGCGAATGCAGAGGCCTGGTCTGAGGGTAGAAGAGTAG
- the usp30 gene encoding ubiquitin carboxyl-terminal hydrolase 30 has product MPWCKQGTTDKLVREFLRTGAAARNKMMKNWGVIGGIAAAMAAGVYVLWGPISDRRKKRKGMVPGLLNLGNTCFMNSLLQGLAACPSFIRWLEDFTSQNSADRERTERETQLSRSLMQLLKALSSHDPGEDDVLDAGGLLEALRLYRWHISSFEEQDAHELFHVLTSSLEEEQERQPRVAHLFDMQTLEKSVESKEKNISCRSGGPLHPIPSLWRTRHPFHGRLTSYMACKRCEQQSPVHYDSFDSLSLSIPSIQWGRPVTLDQCLQHFISSETIKEVECENCTKQQAGELVNGEVLESQRTTFVKQLKLGKRLTWSKEGSPIKRQEHVQFTEYLSLDRYKHCSAAQSQQKTSRTNKAKASADPKDKAIANGVDSEHCNNNKPQSNGTFPSVFLHSPGLSSQLNLTYDYSTSEYLFRLTAVLVHHGDMHSGHFITYRRCPAAPRGTSPFSSQWLWVSDDSVRKASLQEVLSSSAYLLFYERMQRPGLRVEE; this is encoded by the exons ATGCCTTGGTGCAAGCAAGGAACTACAGACAAGCTTGTACGAGAGTTTTTACGCACTGGGGCCGCTGCAAG GAACAAGATGATGAAGAACTGGGGCGTGATTGGTGGAATAGCTGCTGCCATGGCTGCTGGAGTCTATGTACTATGGGGGCCAATTTCAGACAGGAGGAAGAAGAGAAAAG GTATGGTTCCTGGTCTGCTTAATCTGGGGAACACGTGTTTTATGAACTCACTTCTCCAGGGTCTGGCAGCGTGTCCTTCCTTCATCCGATGGCTTGAAGACTTCACAAGTCAAAACAGCGCTGATCGAGAGAGAACGGAAAGAGAAACTCAGCTGTCCAGATCTCTGATGCAGTTACTTAAAG CCCTGTCGAGTCATGATCCAGGAGAAGATGATGTTTTAGATGCCGGAGGCCTTTTGGAAGCGCTCAGACTTTACAGATGGCACATCAGCTCATTCGAGGAACAG GATGCTCATGAGCTCTTTCATGTTCTCACATCATCATTAGAGGAAGAACAGGAACGCCAACCCAGAGTCGCTCACCTCTTCGACATGCAAACACTGGAG AAATCTGTGGAGTCCAAAGAGAAAAACATTAGTTGTCGAAGTGGAG GCCCACTGCATCCTATTCCTAGTTTATGGAGAACTAGGCATCCTTTTCATGGACGGTTAACAAGTTATATGGCTTGCAAGCGCTGCGAACAACAG AGTCCTGTGCATTATGACTCTTTCGACAGCTTGTCTCTTTCGATCCCTTCAATACAGTGG GGTCGACCTGTTACTTTGGACCAGTGTTTACAGCATTTCATCTCCTCTGAAACCATCAAAGAAGTGGAATGTGAAAACTGCACCAAG CAGCAGGCTGGAGAGCTAGTAAATGGAGAAGTGCTTGAGAGTCAGAGGACGACATTTGTCAAGCAGCTGAAACTTGGAAAG AGACTGACGTGGTCTAAAGAGGGCAGTCCCATAAAGAGACAGGAGCAtgttcagtttacagaatatttatcTCTGGATCGATACAAACACTGTAGTGCTGCTCAGAGCCAGCAGAAGACCAGCAGAACAAATAAGGCCAAAGCTTCCGCAGACCCAAAGGACAAAGCCATTGCTAATGGTGTTG attcAGAGCACTGTAATAACAACAAGCCACAGTCCAATGGAACTTTCCCCTCTGTCTTTCTGCACTCACCTGGTCTAAGCTCACAACTTAACCTCACGTACGACTACAG CACCTCGGAGTACCTCTTCCGCTTAACGGCGGTGCTGGTTCATCATGGAGACATGCATTCGGGTCATTTTATCACTTACCGCCGCTGTCCTGCCGCTCCGCGTGGGACTTCTCCATTCAGCTCGCAGTGGCTGTGGGTGTCTGATGACTCTGTGAGGAAGGCCAGTCTTCAGGAGGTGCTCTCCTCCAGTGCATATCTGCTCTTTTATGAGCGAATGCAGAGGCCTGGTCTGAGGGTAGAAGAGTAG